A window from Erythrolamprus reginae isolate rEryReg1 chromosome 9, rEryReg1.hap1, whole genome shotgun sequence encodes these proteins:
- the PDPK1 gene encoding 3-phosphoinositide-dependent protein kinase 1, which produces MASAGSPLYDAVPIQSSVVLCSCSSPSMVRNQVDSSLQPVAAACGSRQELNMESALQQPPQPRKKRPEDFKFGKILGEGSFSTVVLARELSTSREYAIKILEKRHIIKENKVPYVTRERDVMSRLDHPFFVKLYFTFQDEEKLYFGLSYAKNGELLKYIRKIGSFDETCTRFYTAEIVAALEYLHGKGIIHRDLKPENILLNGEMHIQITDFGTAKILSADSKQARANSFVGTAQYVSPELLTEKSACKSSDLWALGCIVYQLVAGLPPFRAGNEYLIFQKIIKLEYEFPEKFFPKAKDLVEKLLVLDATKRLGCEEMGGYGPLRAHPFFDFITWENLHHQTPPKLTAYLPAMSEDDEDCYGNYDNLLSQFGCMQVSTSTSSQSLSSPEMGPLQTSGNNIEQYIHDLDSNSFELDLQFSEEEKRLLLAKQAGGNPWHQFVENNLILKMGPVDKRKGLFARRRQLLLTEGPHLYYVDPVNKVLKGEIPWSLELRPEAKNFKTFFVHTPNRTYYLMDPSGNAHKWCKKIQEVWRHRYHQNAAK; this is translated from the exons TATGATGCTGTTCCTATCCAGTCCAGTGTGGTTTTGTGTTCCTGCTCATCTCCATCAATGGTGAGGAACCAGGTGGATTCCAGCCTTCAACCTGTTGCTGCTGCCTGTGGCAGCAGACAGGAACTGAATATGGAGAGCGCCTTGCAACAGCCTCCACAGCCTCGAAAGAAACGCCCAGAGGACTTCAAGTTTGGCAAGATTCTCGGGGAAGGATCTTTTTCCACA GTTGTCCTGGCCAGAGAATTGTCCACTTCCCGAGAATACGCCA TTAAAATCCTAGAGAAGCGACATATCATCAAAGAGAATAAAGTCCCCTACGTGACCAGGGAGAGAGACGTGATGTCCCGCCTGGATCACCCTTTCTTTGTGAAGCTCTACTTCACATTTCAAGATGAAGAAAAGCTCT ATTTTGGTCTCAGTTACGCTAAGAATGGAGAGCTTCTAAAATATATCCGAAAGATTGGTTCATTTGATGAGACGTGTACAAGATTTTATACTGCTGAAATTGTGGCCGCCTTAGAGTACCTCCATGGGAAGGGAATTATCCATAG GGATCTGAAGCCAGAGAACATATTGTTAAATGGAGAGATGCATATTCAGATTACGGACTTTGGGACTGCAAAAATATTGTCTGCAGATAGTAAACAAG CACGAGCAAACTCCTTTGTAGGAACAGCACAGTACGTGTCTCCAGAGTTATTAACAGAGAAATCTGCCTGCAAAAG TTCTGATCTTTGGGCTCTGGGCTGCATCGTGTACCAGCTTGTAGCAGGGTTACCACCGTTCCGAGCCGG AAATGAATATCTCATATTTCAAAAGATAATCAAACTGGAATATGAATTCCCAGAGAAGTTCTTTCCCAAGGCAAAGGATCTTGTAGAAAAGCTTCTG GTTCTGGATGCTACCAAACGGTTAGGATGTGAAGAAATGGGAGGCTATGGACCCCTGAGGGCCCACCCGTTCTTTGATTTCATCACCTGGGAAAATCTACATCATCAAACCCCACCCAAGCTCACGGCCTACTTGCCTGCCATGTCTGAAGATGACGAGGATTGCTATGGGAAC TATGACAACCTCCTGAGTCAGTTTGGCTGCATGCAAGTTTCCACCTCGACCTCTTCCCAGTCACTGTCTTCCCCAGAAATGGGTCCCTTGCAGACTTCTGGAAACAACATAGAGCAATACATCCATGACCTGGACAGCAATTCCTTTGAGCTGGACCTCCAGTTTTCTGAAGAGGAGAAAAGGTTGCTGTTGGCAAAGCAGGCTGGTGGAAATCCTTG GCACCAGTTTGTAGAAAACAATTTAATACTGAAAATGGGGCCCGTAGACAAGAGGAAG GGGCTGTTTGCGCGCCGGCGACAACTGCTGCTCACGGAAGGACCACACCTGTACTACGTGGATCCTGTCAACAAAGTCCTGAAAGGGGAGATCCCTTGGTCCCTGGAACTCCGACCAGAAGCAAAGAACTTCAAGACCTTTTTTGTCCACACA CCTAACAGGACCTACTACCTGATGGACCCGAGTGGGAATGCTCATAAGTGGTGTAAAAAGATACAAGAAGTTTGGCGACACAGATACCACCAGAATGCTGCGAAATGA
- the KCTD5 gene encoding BTB/POZ domain-containing protein KCTD5 — translation MATESPCEFPAGGLSLGRPPSAPFRRCSPSRPPAAVPAASPPSALPGKWVRLNVGGTCFLTTRQTLCRDPRSFLFRLCQADPDLDSDKDETGAYLIDRDPTYFGPVLNYLRHGKLVINKDLAEEGVLEEAEFYNITSLIKLVKDKIRERDSKISQVPVKHVYRVLQCQEEELTQMVSTMSDGWKFEQLVSIGSSYNYGNEDQAEFLCVVSKELHNMSYGTASEPSEKAKILQERGSRM, via the exons ATGGCGACGGAGAGTCCGTGCGAGTTCCCGGCGGGCGGGCTGAGCCTGGGCCGGCCTCCCTCGGCGCCCTTCCGCCGCTGCAGCCCTTCCAGGCCCCCCGCCGCCGTCCCTGCCGCCTCCCCGCCGTCCGCGCTGCCGGGCAAGTGGGTCCGCCTGAACGTGGGCGGCACTTGCTTCCTGACCACCCGGCAGACGCTCTGCAGGGACCCCCGGAGCTTCCTCTTCCGCCTCTGCCAGGCCGACCCCGACCTCGACTCCGATAAG GATGAAACAGGTGCCTATTTAATAGACAGAGATCCAACCTATTTTGGACCGGTACTGAACTATCTCCGACATGGGAAACTGGTTATCAATAAAGACCTTGCAGAGGAAG GCGTGCTTGAAGAAGCTGAATTCTACAACATCACATCCTTAATTAAGCTGGTGAAGGacaaaataagagaaagagacagTAAAATCTCACAG GTGCCAGTCAAGCATGTTTACAGAGTGCTCCAGTGCCAGGAGGAGGAGCTGACTCAGATGGTCTCCACCATGTCTGATGGCTGGAAATTTGAACAG cTAGTGAGCATCGGATCCTCCTATAATTATGGGAATGAGGACCAGGCAGAATTCCTCTGCGTTGTCTCCAAAGAGCTGCACAACATGTCCTACGGCACAGCCAGCGAGCCCAGCGAGAAAGCAAAG ATTTTGCAGGAGCGAGGTTCGAGGATGTAA